In Clostridium swellfunianum, a genomic segment contains:
- the fsa gene encoding fructose-6-phosphate aldolase: MRLFIDTANIDEIRELNDMGVISGVTTNPSLIAKEGRDFWETIKTITKIVDGPISGEVISDDAENMIKEGREIAKVHKNMVVKIPMTGEGLKAVNVLSKEGIKTNVTLVFSTAQALLAANAGATYVSPFLGRLDDISTEGIDLIRKIANVFKVQGIKTEIITASTRNPIHVIDAAEAGSHIATVPYKVVMQMLKHPLTDEGIKKFKKDWEEAFTK; the protein is encoded by the coding sequence ATGAGACTATTTATTGACACAGCTAATATTGATGAAATCAGAGAATTAAATGATATGGGAGTTATAAGCGGGGTTACAACAAATCCATCACTTATAGCGAAAGAAGGAAGAGATTTTTGGGAAACAATTAAGACTATAACTAAAATTGTTGACGGACCAATTAGCGGAGAAGTTATCAGTGACGATGCTGAAAACATGATAAAAGAAGGAAGAGAAATAGCAAAGGTTCACAAGAATATGGTTGTTAAGATCCCTATGACTGGCGAAGGGCTAAAGGCTGTAAATGTTCTTTCAAAGGAAGGAATAAAAACAAATGTTACTTTAGTGTTTAGCACTGCTCAGGCCCTACTTGCCGCTAATGCTGGAGCAACTTACGTAAGCCCGTTCCTTGGAAGACTTGACGATATTTCAACAGAAGGAATAGATTTAATAAGAAAAATAGCTAATGTATTTAAGGTTCAAGGAATAAAGACAGAAATAATAACCGCAAGCACAAGAAACCCAATTCACGTTATAGATGCTGCAGAAGCTGGTTCACATATCGCAACTGTTCCATATAAGGTTGTTATGCAAATGCTTAAGCATCCTTTAACAGATGAAGGAATAAAAAAATTCAAGAAAGACTGGGAAGAAGCTTTTACTAAATAG